From Streptomyces zhihengii, the proteins below share one genomic window:
- a CDS encoding AAA family ATPase — translation MTTPSPPFCVLMVGLPGSGKTTLSRALTAQGFVRLCPDEEMYRRHGVYGVDFPRGTFPTLERPILEDTAHQLSDELKAGRNVVVDHGFWTPEERRKWRDVVVDAGATPVLVYLAVSHEELWARVSRRNEFHANDANAIFFSESDLQRYRARFFPPSDDEPHILYDGDTAAVVAALDSCAGHLREG, via the coding sequence GTGACGACACCTTCCCCACCCTTCTGTGTCCTGATGGTCGGCCTGCCCGGGTCAGGTAAGACCACCCTTTCCCGGGCCCTCACAGCGCAAGGATTCGTGCGGCTGTGCCCAGACGAAGAGATGTATCGACGCCACGGCGTCTACGGCGTGGACTTCCCGCGAGGCACTTTCCCCACCCTCGAACGACCGATCCTTGAGGACACCGCTCATCAGTTGAGTGATGAGCTGAAGGCAGGCCGGAACGTGGTCGTTGACCACGGCTTCTGGACGCCGGAGGAACGTCGCAAGTGGCGGGATGTGGTCGTCGACGCCGGAGCGACACCCGTGCTCGTCTATCTAGCGGTCAGCCATGAAGAGCTGTGGGCGAGGGTCAGCAGACGCAACGAATTCCACGCGAATGACGCCAACGCGATCTTCTTCTCAGAGAGCGATCTACAGCGGTACCGCGCCCGCTTCTTTCCGCCCAGCGACGACGAGCCGCACATCCTGTACGACGGGGACACGGCGGCGGTGGTCGCCGCCCTGGACAGCTGTGCAGGACACCTCCGAGAGGGCTAA
- a CDS encoding GntR family transcriptional regulator, translating into MAGQADNRAPYAKIAAHYTELIATGELQPGALLPSIKNLAEEWKVSTATAEKALRKLRNEGLVRGIHGIGTEVIDRPAPMSSGSQRQDRGRRTGSSWGDGERSDSHQAAVVPAPADVAQALDIPPGSDVIRRSRVYRDRHGIVAHSTSWIPGRYGKLIPQLAESERLTGGTSLQLIAQATGHPISHRIDTASARHLTPELAQLLELAPDNTPADPVVVMTATFVDNEGSTVEYGVDLGGPGRTWRTESEVSA; encoded by the coding sequence ATGGCAGGTCAGGCTGACAATCGGGCTCCGTACGCGAAGATTGCCGCCCACTACACGGAGCTGATCGCCACTGGCGAGCTGCAACCGGGGGCACTCCTGCCGAGCATCAAGAACCTCGCCGAAGAGTGGAAGGTGAGCACCGCCACAGCGGAGAAGGCTCTGCGCAAGCTTCGCAATGAAGGACTCGTGCGCGGCATCCACGGCATCGGAACCGAGGTGATCGACCGCCCGGCCCCTATGTCGTCCGGATCTCAGCGACAGGACCGGGGCCGCCGTACCGGGTCCAGCTGGGGCGATGGTGAGAGGTCCGATTCACACCAGGCGGCCGTCGTACCCGCGCCCGCCGACGTAGCGCAGGCACTGGACATCCCACCTGGTTCTGACGTCATCCGACGCAGCCGCGTCTACCGTGACCGCCACGGCATCGTGGCGCACAGCACTTCGTGGATTCCTGGCCGGTACGGGAAGCTCATCCCCCAGTTGGCGGAGAGCGAGAGGCTTACAGGGGGCACCTCGCTCCAGCTAATCGCCCAGGCGACCGGCCACCCGATCAGTCACCGCATCGACACGGCGTCGGCCCGACACTTGACGCCGGAGCTCGCTCAGCTCCTTGAGCTGGCACCCGACAACACGCCGGCAGACCCCGTGGTCGTGATGACCGCAACGTTCGTCGACAACGAGGGCAGCACCGTGGAGTACGGCGTCGACCTCGGCGGCCCCGGACGTACGTGGCGCACGGAGTCGGAGGTGTCTGCGTGA
- a CDS encoding protein kilB, with product MWASVIAVAGTLLGSVTAYLLQQRGSERAALRRERLAAVTALTSALADHRRAMWVREDLRLSGADAASYEAARAESHATRSAITAPMTTLAVLAPTLLGSAQGAASAVYALRGAASTETLAAARTAAIVACDHFVTHAANAA from the coding sequence ATGTGGGCGAGTGTGATCGCGGTGGCAGGGACCTTACTCGGGTCGGTCACCGCCTACCTGCTTCAGCAGCGTGGCAGCGAGCGGGCCGCGCTGCGGCGTGAGCGGCTCGCGGCCGTGACCGCGCTGACGTCGGCGCTGGCCGACCACCGCCGTGCGATGTGGGTCCGCGAGGACCTGCGCCTGTCCGGTGCGGACGCCGCCTCCTACGAGGCGGCCCGCGCCGAGAGCCATGCAACCCGGAGCGCGATCACCGCGCCCATGACCACCCTGGCTGTCCTGGCGCCCACCCTGCTCGGCTCCGCGCAGGGCGCGGCTTCCGCCGTCTACGCCCTGCGCGGCGCGGCGAGCACCGAGACGCTCGCCGCCGCCCGCACCGCCGCGATCGTCGCGTGCGACCACTTCGTCACCCACGCGGCCAACGCCGCCTGA
- a CDS encoding DUF6284 family protein has translation MKPIVARQTAVTAAVPDAGPTAAELDAIDREMPLILAEVELLDAQITTLDRVPNELDTRRIRRARNRVLAARRELTNRTAGTVGGAA, from the coding sequence ATGAAGCCCATCGTTGCACGTCAGACCGCCGTTACCGCCGCCGTCCCGGACGCCGGGCCGACGGCCGCTGAGCTGGACGCGATCGACCGGGAGATGCCGCTGATCCTGGCGGAGGTCGAGTTGCTGGACGCACAGATCACTACCCTGGACCGCGTCCCGAACGAGCTGGACACCCGCCGCATCCGCCGGGCCCGTAACCGGGTCCTCGCCGCCCGTCGGGAGCTGACCAACCGCACCGCCGGCACGGTCGGCGGTGCGGCATGA
- a CDS encoding Pycsar system effector family protein: MTPTLLESGLTAAHAEVKAEIARIDTKASLLLAFIGVVLAGAATLAKDANPSVLAIVVGAAGAGVLLVSVVLLLRAVRPNLSGRPVAGFPLWATLTGDQVRTVLSEDRRGQDIANLSRIAVAKFLRLKRAVDCICAGGALLVLAILITAGGAL, encoded by the coding sequence GTGACACCGACTCTGTTGGAGAGCGGCCTCACCGCTGCGCATGCGGAGGTGAAGGCGGAGATCGCCCGGATCGACACGAAGGCGTCGCTGCTGCTGGCGTTCATCGGCGTCGTGCTGGCCGGTGCCGCGACCCTCGCCAAGGACGCCAACCCGTCGGTCCTCGCGATCGTGGTCGGGGCGGCCGGGGCGGGGGTGCTGCTGGTCTCGGTCGTTCTGCTGCTGCGGGCGGTGCGCCCGAACCTGAGCGGCCGTCCGGTGGCGGGGTTCCCGTTGTGGGCGACGCTCACCGGCGACCAGGTCCGCACCGTCCTGTCCGAGGACCGGCGAGGGCAGGACATCGCGAACCTGTCCCGCATCGCCGTCGCCAAGTTCCTCCGCTTGAAGCGGGCCGTCGACTGCATCTGTGCCGGCGGCGCCCTGCTCGTCCTCGCCATCCTGATCACCGCCGGGGGTGCCCTGTGA
- a CDS encoding protein spdB, producing MTAVSMVLTLAVVVMWLGGSMPVLVALVVGLGIDGGWLATLAYERRLAAQGDHSAPVTAVGWFFGLIATAVLIAHAAGEQSPGAWLAVAWLPLAAKALWLVHGLWERTALTGAALHSIQGIQQEARDDAAVARARLRAEAATEETRLTAVTQAGARVARVQAKTAQTLSRAWSTLETTRAGKDTGRALTCVTSRVTPDVTPTWELPVWGPVEPVPVPALEPGPALTDAELDRLVDDIRTSETPALSYRDMAIRFRSAGHSASEVRLRAAWKRVA from the coding sequence ATGACGGCCGTTTCCATGGTGCTCACCCTCGCCGTGGTGGTGATGTGGCTGGGCGGCTCGATGCCGGTGCTGGTCGCCCTGGTGGTCGGTCTCGGGATCGACGGCGGCTGGCTCGCCACCCTCGCCTACGAACGCCGCCTCGCCGCCCAGGGCGACCACTCCGCCCCGGTCACCGCCGTGGGCTGGTTCTTCGGCCTGATCGCCACCGCCGTCCTGATCGCCCACGCAGCCGGGGAACAGTCGCCGGGCGCGTGGCTCGCCGTAGCCTGGCTCCCGCTCGCGGCGAAGGCCCTGTGGCTGGTGCACGGCCTGTGGGAGCGCACCGCGCTCACAGGGGCCGCGCTCCACTCGATTCAGGGCATCCAGCAAGAAGCCCGCGACGACGCGGCCGTGGCGCGGGCCCGGCTGCGGGCCGAAGCCGCGACCGAGGAGACGCGGCTGACGGCCGTGACGCAGGCGGGGGCACGCGTCGCACGCGTCCAGGCGAAGACCGCGCAGACCCTCTCCCGAGCATGGTCCACCCTCGAAACCACGCGGGCCGGGAAGGACACCGGTAGGGCGCTGACCTGCGTGACGAGCCGCGTCACACCCGACGTCACACCCACCTGGGAACTCCCCGTCTGGGGACCCGTCGAGCCGGTCCCGGTGCCCGCGCTGGAACCGGGACCGGCCCTGACGGATGCGGAGCTGGACCGGCTCGTCGACGACATCCGCACCAGCGAGACCCCGGCACTCTCCTACCGAGACATGGCCATCCGCTTCCGTTCCGCCGGGCACTCCGCCTCCGAAGTCCGTCTTCGGGCCGCGTGGAAGCGCGTCGCCTGA
- a CDS encoding RRQRL motif-containing zinc-binding protein produces MGALPVFRWHLAPDGLATRRQLRALGLRPGGQDVVAQLERPRKRRGPLVAYLYRIDHAKPVRPMTPRRWAALERANAARRQCLDCGADAGYVIPASLGTCVPCAYPEGTSDGIAA; encoded by the coding sequence ATGGGCGCGCTGCCGGTGTTCCGGTGGCACCTCGCCCCGGACGGCCTGGCGACCCGCCGACAACTCCGCGCGCTCGGGCTCCGGCCCGGCGGGCAGGACGTCGTCGCCCAACTGGAGCGCCCCCGCAAGCGCCGGGGCCCGCTGGTCGCCTACCTCTACCGCATCGACCACGCCAAGCCCGTCCGCCCCATGACCCCACGCCGCTGGGCCGCGCTGGAACGGGCGAACGCCGCCCGCCGGCAGTGCCTCGACTGCGGGGCCGATGCGGGCTACGTCATCCCCGCCTCGCTCGGCACCTGCGTGCCCTGCGCCTACCCCGAAGGGACCAGCGATGGAATCGCTGCCTGA
- a CDS encoding DUF6251 family protein, with amino-acid sequence MESLPDIPRVVQLPDGTHAYLPAHPAPAVPPATFAGPQVVHQHIHQAPPDRTVQRLALGTGIGAGTMAAGVYFGPLLVGVLTAMAANLALLALLAAVCAWGVVTVVKSVGGADGKAAAKTVRKARGRRR; translated from the coding sequence ATGGAATCGCTGCCTGACATCCCGCGCGTGGTGCAGCTCCCCGACGGCACCCACGCCTACCTCCCCGCCCACCCGGCACCGGCCGTGCCGCCCGCGACGTTCGCCGGGCCGCAGGTCGTGCACCAGCACATCCACCAGGCGCCGCCGGACCGCACCGTGCAGCGCCTCGCCCTCGGCACTGGCATCGGCGCCGGGACCATGGCGGCCGGGGTGTACTTCGGCCCGCTGCTGGTCGGCGTGCTGACCGCCATGGCCGCGAACCTCGCCCTGCTCGCGCTTCTCGCCGCCGTGTGCGCCTGGGGCGTCGTCACCGTCGTGAAGTCGGTCGGCGGGGCGGACGGCAAGGCGGCAGCGAAGACCGTGCGCAAGGCTCGTGGCCGTCGCCGCTGA
- a CDS encoding DUF6257 family protein, with the protein MAKRYDDEPRMTAAETAEVAYYVARMAKRGIAGEHVYQGDLERKVERVIDRARKREERDAKRNSAGK; encoded by the coding sequence ATGGCCAAGCGCTACGACGACGAACCTCGGATGACGGCCGCAGAGACGGCCGAAGTCGCTTACTACGTGGCGCGGATGGCCAAGCGGGGCATCGCGGGTGAGCACGTCTACCAGGGCGACCTGGAGCGCAAGGTCGAGCGCGTCATCGACCGCGCCCGCAAGCGCGAGGAACGCGACGCGAAGAGGAACAGCGCGGGCAAGTAG
- a CDS encoding FtsK/SpoIIIE domain-containing protein: MTENVVPLFKNPTTSTDEPPAEAAAPVLIVVDEPPMVRPVPLWVRTGRTARTIATHERTRTAAGVVVRHGSYVLGGTRVVAKRAWDGRTAARYERMIRAAEAAGNYEAAADWEARGAAFRAARHKRRMDLITSPERLAKNAAYGTGGTIGGLLLVGIALAIATKDPADVVTPLMALVDLIHFLVVFVTVMWGPLVAVGPWLALAGVWAVGRHRQAAPNWALPATARSTDGEPITPSIVVKALRDLGIGPLRNAIKEMGDAGASMLGPIRIAGCGVEVDVTLPSGVATNEVQNKRRKLAENLTRHEHEVFITIPEAARTVRLWIADSGALDEPIGPSPLVTDETLTANYKTGRAPWGQDLRGDAAELSVYQRHLLVTGLSNQGKTAALRALALWLALDRTVQFWIADLKGIGDWAPFDGIAKVLIEGPSDSHCIQATEMVEDAVEEMNRRIEERRQNPTVVFEPLIVVVDEAQKAFMCPAKGEDGRPYGGAKATSRYFMAVREIHNQGRAVDVLMWQGTQDPTDQNLPKLVREGAHTRASLVVGTESQAEMALGAKAVNAGAAPHLLRQGLDKGTLVVASDGIAIPAGQSSITVRTHFIDDEPAAEIAARAKALRDGVATLRAIERTEERDALADVAAVIGDAARLRTDEVLKRLHALDTAVYREWNNGRLKRLLEEHGEEPKKSHGVMVVRRDDLARALANRDADGSASASL; this comes from the coding sequence ATGACGGAGAACGTCGTTCCCCTGTTCAAGAACCCCACCACCAGCACGGACGAGCCGCCGGCAGAAGCCGCGGCGCCGGTCCTGATCGTGGTCGACGAGCCGCCGATGGTGCGGCCGGTGCCGTTGTGGGTGCGCACCGGCCGCACCGCCCGCACGATCGCCACGCACGAGCGCACCCGGACGGCGGCCGGTGTCGTCGTCCGGCACGGCTCGTACGTCCTCGGCGGCACGCGGGTCGTGGCGAAGCGGGCGTGGGACGGCCGCACGGCGGCCCGGTACGAGCGGATGATCCGGGCGGCGGAGGCGGCCGGGAACTACGAGGCTGCCGCCGACTGGGAGGCCCGTGGCGCAGCGTTCCGCGCGGCCCGTCACAAGCGGCGCATGGATCTGATCACGTCGCCTGAGCGGTTGGCGAAGAACGCCGCCTACGGCACCGGCGGCACCATCGGCGGGCTGCTCCTGGTCGGCATCGCCCTGGCCATAGCGACCAAGGACCCTGCGGACGTGGTCACGCCGCTGATGGCGCTGGTCGACCTGATTCACTTCCTGGTCGTCTTCGTCACCGTCATGTGGGGCCCGCTCGTCGCGGTCGGCCCGTGGCTCGCCCTCGCGGGGGTGTGGGCCGTCGGCCGGCACCGGCAGGCCGCCCCGAACTGGGCCCTCCCGGCGACCGCGCGGAGCACGGATGGTGAGCCCATCACGCCGTCGATCGTGGTCAAGGCCCTGCGCGACCTCGGCATCGGACCGCTGCGGAACGCCATCAAGGAGATGGGCGACGCCGGAGCGTCGATGCTCGGACCGATCCGGATCGCCGGGTGCGGGGTCGAGGTCGACGTGACCCTGCCCTCCGGAGTGGCCACGAACGAGGTGCAGAACAAGCGCCGCAAGCTCGCCGAGAACCTGACCCGGCACGAGCACGAGGTGTTCATCACGATCCCCGAGGCGGCACGGACGGTGCGGCTGTGGATCGCCGACTCGGGGGCGCTGGACGAGCCGATCGGCCCGTCCCCGCTGGTCACCGACGAGACGCTGACCGCGAACTACAAGACCGGTCGGGCCCCATGGGGCCAGGATCTGCGCGGTGACGCCGCTGAGCTGAGCGTCTACCAGCGCCACCTGCTGGTCACGGGCCTGTCCAACCAGGGCAAGACGGCCGCCCTGCGGGCGCTCGCCCTGTGGCTGGCGCTGGACCGCACGGTGCAGTTCTGGATCGCCGACCTGAAGGGCATCGGCGACTGGGCCCCGTTCGACGGCATCGCGAAGGTCCTGATCGAAGGTCCCTCGGACAGCCACTGCATTCAGGCGACCGAGATGGTTGAGGACGCGGTCGAGGAGATGAACCGTCGGATCGAGGAGCGCCGGCAGAACCCGACCGTGGTGTTCGAGCCGCTGATCGTGGTGGTCGATGAGGCGCAGAAGGCGTTCATGTGCCCGGCCAAGGGCGAGGACGGCCGCCCCTACGGAGGAGCCAAGGCCACCTCCCGGTACTTCATGGCGGTGCGTGAGATCCACAACCAGGGCCGTGCGGTCGACGTGCTGATGTGGCAGGGCACGCAGGACCCCACCGACCAGAACCTTCCCAAGCTGGTCCGCGAGGGTGCCCACACCCGTGCTTCCCTCGTGGTCGGCACCGAATCGCAGGCAGAGATGGCGCTCGGAGCCAAGGCCGTCAACGCCGGCGCGGCCCCGCACCTGCTGCGCCAGGGACTGGACAAGGGCACCCTCGTGGTCGCCTCCGACGGCATCGCCATCCCCGCCGGCCAGTCCTCCATCACCGTGCGCACCCACTTCATCGACGACGAGCCGGCCGCCGAGATTGCCGCTCGGGCGAAGGCCCTGCGCGACGGAGTGGCCACCCTGCGCGCCATCGAGCGCACCGAGGAGCGTGACGCGCTCGCCGACGTGGCGGCCGTCATCGGCGACGCGGCGCGGCTGCGCACCGATGAGGTGCTGAAGCGGCTGCACGCGCTGGACACGGCCGTCTACCGCGAGTGGAACAACGGCCGCCTGAAGCGGCTGCTGGAGGAGCACGGCGAGGAGCCGAAGAAGTCCCACGGGGTCATGGTCGTGCGCCGCGACGACCTGGCCCGCGCGCTCGCCAACCGCGACGCAGATGGTTCCGCTTCCGCCTCCCTGTAG
- a CDS encoding DNA cytosine methyltransferase, which translates to MTQPTTIRREHGRRPLLLDLFSCAGGAGMGYRRAGFDVVGVDIVPRPNYPFTFHQGDALAFLTALITSGKIRCFAAVHASPPCQAGCALTVGTNASQGWGGTHIDLVPPTRALLEQTGLPYVIEQPNGRAEIRKDLSLCGEMFSLGVLRHRNFELGGWTIEQPAHPKHRGRVRGYRHGRFYDGPYVAAYGSGGGKATVPEMQTAMGIGWTDVREELTEAIPPAFSEHIGRALHATLRTGVAA; encoded by the coding sequence ATGACCCAACCCACCACGATCCGGCGAGAGCACGGCCGCCGGCCGTTGCTGCTGGACCTGTTCTCCTGCGCCGGCGGCGCAGGCATGGGCTACCGGCGGGCCGGGTTCGACGTCGTCGGCGTCGACATCGTCCCCCGACCGAACTACCCCTTCACCTTCCACCAGGGCGACGCGCTCGCCTTCCTCACAGCCCTCATCACCTCCGGCAAGATCCGCTGCTTCGCAGCCGTGCACGCCTCGCCGCCGTGCCAGGCCGGATGCGCGCTCACCGTCGGCACCAACGCCTCACAGGGCTGGGGCGGCACCCACATCGACCTCGTCCCGCCCACCCGGGCGCTGCTGGAACAGACCGGTCTTCCGTATGTGATCGAGCAGCCGAACGGCCGCGCGGAAATCCGCAAAGACCTCTCCCTGTGCGGGGAGATGTTCTCGCTCGGGGTGCTGCGGCACCGCAACTTCGAACTCGGCGGCTGGACCATCGAGCAGCCCGCCCACCCCAAGCACCGGGGGCGTGTGCGCGGCTACCGGCACGGCCGCTTCTACGACGGCCCCTATGTCGCCGCGTACGGATCCGGCGGCGGGAAGGCCACCGTCCCGGAGATGCAGACCGCCATGGGCATCGGCTGGACCGACGTCCGCGAGGAACTGACCGAAGCCATCCCGCCCGCCTTCTCCGAGCACATCGGCCGCGCCCTGCACGCCACCCTCCGGACGGGGGTTGCGGCATGA
- a CDS encoding bifunctional DNA primase/polymerase, translating to MSDHLNVALGLAALGVPVLPLRAGKVPFGNCPDCRDNACGGRPNMKTAGTCACPRPCHGWAAANTDPVILGSREWAAPWRTAGAVAYHPGGAGLTVVDLDDTDAIGWARAALPPTRTVATTRGEHWIYRGVMRSVNAVRPGVDIKSTMSYTRYLGPGTGTMTALPDTVRALAERAPTVRPAPSAADPAVPVGGGECRHRSPVFLERGVAMAEQRITEARTAIHATVYRTFLAVLSTHGRCGCLSETHVARLFTAAQTRGESLRHCTDAWTNARTALGM from the coding sequence ATGAGCGACCACCTGAACGTCGCGCTCGGGCTCGCCGCCCTGGGCGTGCCGGTCCTGCCGCTGCGGGCCGGGAAGGTCCCGTTCGGCAACTGCCCCGACTGCCGGGACAACGCCTGCGGCGGCCGGCCGAACATGAAGACCGCCGGGACCTGCGCGTGCCCGCGGCCGTGCCACGGCTGGGCCGCCGCCAACACCGACCCCGTCATCCTCGGGTCACGGGAGTGGGCGGCACCGTGGCGCACCGCGGGCGCCGTGGCCTACCACCCGGGCGGGGCCGGGCTCACCGTCGTCGACCTCGACGACACGGACGCCATCGGCTGGGCCCGCGCCGCGCTCCCGCCCACCCGCACCGTGGCCACGACACGGGGCGAGCACTGGATCTACCGGGGCGTGATGCGGTCCGTGAACGCGGTTCGGCCGGGCGTGGACATCAAGTCCACGATGTCCTACACCCGCTACCTCGGCCCCGGCACCGGCACCATGACCGCCCTCCCGGACACGGTGCGCGCGCTCGCCGAGCGGGCCCCCACGGTTCGGCCGGCCCCATCCGCCGCAGATCCGGCAGTGCCGGTCGGCGGCGGGGAGTGCCGCCACCGCTCCCCGGTCTTCCTGGAGCGCGGCGTCGCCATGGCGGAGCAGCGCATCACCGAGGCCCGAACAGCCATCCACGCGACCGTGTACCGGACGTTCCTCGCGGTGCTGTCCACGCATGGCCGGTGCGGCTGCCTGAGCGAGACGCACGTTGCCCGGCTGTTCACGGCCGCGCAGACCCGGGGCGAGAGCCTGCGGCACTGCACCGACGCGTGGACCAACGCCCGCACCGCACTGGGGATGTGA
- a CDS encoding ATP-binding protein, which produces MSDDDKNPARQIITDYAQTHFRYFRTADGTVYAQRNGHPVARPIRSQGTTGSHRQELMVGLFRDGLGVFNGTALKEALDLIEALALTEETQAVHIRVAPGFDGATWLDLGRTDGQSVRIHPTGWTVTVPDPREVCWRRTQLTGELPLPVKDTDGKGIDLLLRLTNFATAETECLALAWLVGCLGPSVPVPAPFLTGPQGAGKSTAGRMLVRIIEGMSGDLRRAPKDEENLTAAVAAGWVTALDNLSHMTPDLSDAMCCIVTGAENVKRALFTDGDVFRARYRRPMLLTGIDVGVIRPDLAERLLPLRLERPTVRRTEAELWTEYEEVLPVILGSLLDLTVQVRAAQADIPTDLRMADFAHLCAQLDTATGFSSLAAYRASLDDLNDDVIEGDLLAQTVLKHAAGMTPGEETRMSSSEWLYALTGLYSGDDCRALPKGWPTTGKVLSDRLKRLQPTLAARSVVVDWGRTGAARYIAMTRPAAPPAHQQDPLH; this is translated from the coding sequence GTGTCCGACGACGACAAGAACCCTGCACGGCAGATCATCACCGACTACGCGCAGACGCACTTCCGGTACTTCCGCACCGCCGACGGCACCGTCTACGCCCAGCGCAACGGCCACCCGGTGGCGCGACCGATCCGCTCGCAAGGCACCACGGGCAGCCACCGGCAGGAACTCATGGTCGGCCTGTTCCGTGACGGGCTCGGCGTGTTCAACGGAACCGCGCTCAAGGAAGCACTCGACCTCATTGAGGCCCTGGCGCTCACCGAGGAGACCCAGGCCGTGCACATCCGCGTTGCGCCCGGCTTCGACGGTGCCACCTGGCTCGACCTCGGTCGCACCGATGGACAGTCCGTGCGCATCCACCCCACCGGCTGGACCGTCACGGTGCCCGACCCGCGTGAGGTGTGCTGGCGGCGCACCCAGCTCACCGGCGAACTCCCCCTCCCCGTCAAGGACACCGACGGCAAGGGCATCGACCTGCTCTTGAGGCTGACGAACTTCGCCACGGCGGAGACCGAGTGCCTGGCTCTCGCCTGGCTGGTCGGCTGCCTGGGCCCGTCCGTCCCCGTCCCGGCCCCGTTCCTCACCGGCCCCCAGGGCGCGGGCAAGTCCACCGCCGGGCGGATGCTCGTGCGCATCATCGAAGGCATGAGCGGCGATCTGCGCCGCGCCCCGAAGGACGAGGAGAACCTGACGGCCGCCGTCGCCGCCGGATGGGTCACCGCCCTGGACAACCTCTCCCACATGACCCCCGACCTCTCCGACGCCATGTGCTGCATCGTCACCGGCGCCGAGAACGTCAAGCGCGCCCTGTTCACCGACGGCGACGTCTTCCGCGCCCGCTACCGCCGCCCCATGCTGCTCACCGGCATCGACGTCGGCGTCATCCGCCCCGACCTCGCCGAACGCCTCCTTCCCCTGCGGCTGGAACGCCCGACGGTGCGGCGCACCGAAGCGGAGCTGTGGACGGAGTACGAAGAGGTGCTGCCCGTCATCCTCGGCTCGCTGCTGGACCTGACGGTGCAGGTGCGGGCCGCCCAGGCAGACATCCCGACCGACCTCCGGATGGCCGACTTCGCCCACCTGTGCGCGCAGCTCGACACCGCGACCGGCTTCAGCTCCCTCGCCGCCTACCGGGCCAGCCTGGACGACCTCAACGACGACGTCATTGAAGGCGACCTGCTCGCGCAGACGGTGCTGAAGCACGCCGCCGGCATGACGCCCGGCGAAGAGACCCGCATGTCGTCCTCGGAATGGCTGTACGCCCTCACCGGCCTCTACAGCGGCGACGACTGCCGCGCCCTGCCCAAAGGCTGGCCCACGACGGGCAAGGTCCTCTCCGACCGGCTCAAGCGCCTCCAACCCACCCTCGCCGCCCGCAGCGTGGTCGTCGACTGGGGCCGCACCGGAGCCGCCCGCTACATCGCCATGACCCGCCCCGCAGCGCCGCCCGCACACCAGCAGGACCCGCTGCACTGA
- a CDS encoding excisionase family DNA-binding protein, whose translation MNPSHPDHEDPTLILLKVEEAARRLRIGRTTCFALIRSGALESLLIGGLRRVPADAPAAYLARLRAEQQRAA comes from the coding sequence ATGAACCCGTCCCACCCAGACCATGAGGACCCGACGCTGATCCTGCTCAAGGTGGAAGAGGCGGCCCGACGCCTTCGTATCGGCCGCACCACCTGCTTCGCGCTGATTCGCTCGGGAGCACTTGAGTCCCTGCTCATTGGTGGACTCCGGCGAGTCCCCGCTGATGCCCCGGCCGCGTACCTCGCTCGCCTTCGGGCCGAGCAGCAGCGCGCCGCCTGA